CGGCCATCCTCGCGGCGGATTTCGGCGACAACCTCGATGTCGAGCCGGAGCTCCGCGACCGCGCCGCAAGCTATCTCGAGGAGATCAGCGTTCTCCCCGAATCACGGATCGTCCGCGAGTACGCGACGGCGATGCACGATCCCACAGAGGGTGGCGTCACGTCGGGCTTGCTCGAGGTGGCCCGTGCTTCGAACGTTCGACTCGAGATCGACCGCGACGCCGTCCCGGTCCGCGAGCCGACGGCGGCGCTGTGTGCTGCTGCTGGCGTCGATCCGTTGCGAATTTTCGGCTCCGGCGCGTTGCTCGCAACCGTTCCCGAGGATACAGTCGATGCCTGTCTCATCGAACTCGACGAGGCTGGGCTCGAGGCCGCGACGATCGGCACTGTCAGTGCGCTCGAGGGGGGAGACCCCGAACTCGTGCTCGACGGCGAGTCGATCGCCGACCCGATCGAAGACGAACTCTATCCGCTGTGGGCGCAGGCGGACAGCAAGGAGTGATCGGCTCGAGGGAGCGAGTTTCGAGCACGCCGGCGGTCGTCACTCGAGTCGGACGGCAGTGCCGTACGCGATGACTTCTGACCCACCGTTTGCGATCTCGGAACTCTCGAGTCGGACGTTGACCACGGCGTCGGCACCCATCGAGTCGGCGTCCGCGACCATACGTGAGATCGCTTCGTCGCGCGCGTCGGTCAGCAGCTCCGAGTAAGCTTTGAGCTCACCGCCGGTGATATTCCGGATTGACTGTGTGATATCGCGACCGACGTTTCGTGCTTTGACCGTGTTGCCGCGTGCGATGCCAAGCGATTCTCGAATCTCGTGACCGGGGACCGTCTCAGTAGTGACGAGTTCCATACGCAATCGTATTGATTTTCTAATAGTAAATACCATTCCAACGGTGTGACCGTTCGGCTGATATGAGACGTCAGCGAGTCGGCAGCAGGCCGGTCGACGACGACACTGGCCGGTCAGCCGACACTCACCGTGACTCGAGCGCGTCAACCTCGAGCCGACCGACGGCAGCCGGAGCGAGGAAGATGCCACCCAGAAGCATCGCATAGAGCACGACCAACAGCGGTTCGACCGTTTCGACGAGCGATTCGGCCACCTGAACGACGGCCACGAATCCACCACCGACGACGAGAAGCACGAATCCCTCGAGCCGGGATCGCAGCGCTGGCAGGTCCGGCAGCCGTTGTGAACCCAGCAGGCCCCCGATCGAGCCGCCGAGTCCGAGCAGCGAGTCGGTCGTGCCACCGGCGATGACGACTGCGGGAATCGAGAGGACGAGTGCAATCGCGAAGCCGGTCGTCGGGTCGCCGCCCGTGAGTCGATCCATGGCGGCGATGAAGACGATGCCGAGGAGCACACCGACGATCACGTCACCGAGGTAGTGGACGCCAAGGACGACGCGTGAAAGCGAGACGAGGACGACGAGCGTCCCGGCAGCCAGCAGCGCCCGTCGGTCCCGCGTCCGATCGTACGCGGAGACGAGGCCGCCGTAGACGACGGTCGCAGCGAAGGCGTGCCCGCTCGGGAAGCCGTAGCCAGTGTGTTCGTCCTCGAGCGGGACCAGCATGGCGTCTGCCGGCGGTCGCGGGAGTGCAAACAGCGACTTGAGTGCCAGCAGAAGCGCCAGTCCGGCGATCGCATAACTGATCACGAGCGCGCTCCGGCGGCGACTCGACCACCAGAACAGCACCGCGAGCAAGAGCATGAGCGCGGTCGTTCCACCGAGGTCGGTCACGAAGACGACGAACTCCGCGTATTCGGTGGAGACAGCATCCCGAACGAGTGCACTCTGCTCTTTGAGTCGCATGTCGTCGGTCGTTACTCTCAGCGAAAGATAAGTGTAGGGAGTTTCGAGACGGGTGTGTCCGGTTCACCCACGAACCGGATCGTGACGGCTGGCGGCTTACCGTCGCGCCCACGCGAGCATGCGCTCGTAGACCGGATCGGACGCGAGTGCCGACGAGTCGCCGACCAGCACCAGCGCGCGTTTGGGCCGGGTCAACGCAACGTTGATTCGGCGGTAGTCCTCGAAGATCGGCCCCTCGAGCGTGCCTGTCGCCGTAAAGGAGACGATGATGACCTCCTGACTCGAGCCCTGGAAGCGGTCGACGGTGTCGACGGCGACATCGTCGGGGACGTGCTTCGAGATCTCCGAGACCTGCGCACGGAAGGGCGCGATGACGCCGATTTCGGAGCGCTCGAGGCCGGCGGCCTCGTACGACTCGATCAACTCGGCGATCCGTTTGGCTTCCTCGCTGTCGGTATACCGGCTCGGGTCGCCCGTAACGTCGACGAACGAGACCGGATCCTGTAACTTTGGGGGCAGCGCGTCGCGAGAGACGCCCTCAAGATCGTCGAGCGTCCGTCCCGCGACCGACGGCGTCGCGGGCCGAAGCTGGCCGTCGTAGAACTCCGTGGAGGCGAAGGCCTGGATGCGCTGGTTCATCCGGTACTGGCGGTCGAGCATGACGCCGGCGTCGAGATACAGGTCGACGAGGCGCTCGAACAGCGACTCGGAAAGATCGTTCTCGGCGCGCACGACGGGCGGGAGCTGCTCGTGATCGCCGACGAGGACGAACCGCTCGGCTAAGTTGATCGCCGCACAGGTCCCGGGCTCGGTGAGCTGGGCGGCCTCGTCGACCAGCGCCACGTCGAAGGCCTGCTCTTTCATGACCCGTGAACCGCAGGTCGCAGTCGTCGCCGCAACGACCTGTGCGTTCTGCAGTTTCGCGACGCGGTCGTCGGGATCGCCGGCCCGCTCGAGCCGGTACGGTTCCATGTCCGAGCGGACGCCGCTTTCAGAGCCGACGCGGACGACCCGCTCGTCGTCGAGCACGTCACCTAATTGCTCGAGGGTGGCCTCGAGCGCGTTATCGACGGCGCGGTTCGTAAAGGCCGACAGCAGGACGCGCTCGCCGCGCTCGACCATCGCACGGATGGCCTGGGCGATGGTGTAGGTCTTCCCGGTGCCCGGCGGGCCGTGGATTAGCGCACAGTCTCGCGCGCCGACGGCCTTCGTCACGGCCTCGTTCTGGCGCTCGTTGTTGTCGATGAACGTCTCGTCTACGTCCTCAAACTCGGGTTCCGCGCGCCCGAACAGGATATCCTTGCGTCGCGCGTCGCCTTTCAGGAGCGCATCGTGCATCGCGACGAGCAGCCGGTCGGTCGTCAGCTCGGAAGGATAGACGTCGAGTCGCGTTACTTCGACCGGCTCGTCCGTCGTGAGGACGATCTCGTCGTCTAACCGCTCGATCCGTGCCAACTCGGAGTCGCCGCGAACCGGGTGGCCGTCGCTTGCGAGGACGAGGTCGCCCTCCCGGAGCTTCGACGTTGCCCCGCCCTCACGGCGCGCTCTGAGTTCCCAGCGGCCACCTTCGAGCGACCGCTTTTCGACGAACTCGAGGTCGATCAGCGCGCGGTCGTCGTCGGCCCGTTCTTCGGCGCTCTGTTCCCAGAGCTTGGCGTACTCGCGGTGGACCTCGCGGCGTTCCTCCTCGATCGCGCGATAGAAGCGCTCGAAGTACTCGCGTTCTGCCTCGGGCAGCGGCTGGCCGATCTGGCCGGCCTTGGACTCCTGATCGAGCCGACCGGAGACGACCATGCAGGTGTCCTGCTCGAAGCAGTATTCGCACTTCGCGTCGGCCTCGTAGCCCGTCGGGATGTCGCCCGACATCTCCATCGCCGCGATCTCGTTGCGCAGGCGGACGACGTATTTTAGGAGCCCGTTGCCCATCGAGAAGTCCTTCGCAGGGGTGAGGTCGCCGGTCTCCTCGTTGCGATCGAGCGCCGAGTTCTTCGTGTAGAGCAACGTGCCGGTGTCGACGTCGCCGCCGTGTTCCTCAAGCAACAGCGCGTAACAGGCGGCCTGGACCTTGTCCTTGAACCGCGGTTCTTTCTTCAGGTTCTTCCCCGTCTTGAGTTCGACCGGCGAACCCCGTCGGATCGCGTCGGCTCGCCCACGGATACCGAACGTTTCGCTGATGAGCAACTGCTCGGAGCGCCAGTTATCGTCCTCAGTGAGCCTGCCCTGCTCGAGCCAGCCTTCGATCGCTTTGGCGTTCTCACGGACGTCCTCAGCGACGGCCTCGGGCGTCTCGCCCAGCAGGCCGAGTTGGAGGCCGCGTTCCTCGACGCGGGCGTCGATCGACTCCTCTATGTCCCGGCCCCGCAGGAGATCGCCGAAGACCTCGTGGACGAGCGTCCCCTTCACAACGGGGTAGTTCAGCGGCACGCCCGAGAGCTTGTTCAGGTAGTACAGGCGGGGACACTCGACCCAGTTGCGGATCGACGTGACGCTGACCAGAAAGGAGGGTTCGACGACGACGTAGGAGTCGCCCGTCGTCGCGTACTGCGTCTCTCCCTGGTACTCCTCCTCCTTGGCATTGGTCACGAGCAACTCCATTCCCGGCTCGAGCAATTCGGCCGACTCCGTCCACTTGTTCCAGAGCGTCACCGTCGTGGTCTCGTGGCTCTCCGCGACGGTCGCCGTCCCGCCATCGCCGAGTGTCGGTGTGGCGTCGCCGGGCGGCTCGAGACCGTCGTCGGCCAGTCGAAGCGGCACCTCGGCGAGGTCATTCTCGCCGTAGCTCGTCGACACCGACCGCACGTCGACCTCGTCAGCGACGGTTCCGCGTACGTACACAGCGTACCGTCACGGTCGAGTGATCAAAAACGCTATCGGTCGCTCGGCTGTAGGCGAGCGCTCGTGAGCCGCTGGCGGACAGCTGCGCTCAGCCGTCGATAACCGACGGTTACTGTCCGTTTCAGTGAGACGTGGAACCGTCTCTGATATCAATCAGACCGTGAGCGAAAGAACGGACGCGGACGCTTTTGCGAGCGAGCGCCAACCCGCTGTCTGCTATGAGCGACCCCAACAGCGACGACCGTCGGACGGGTGGCTCGTCCGCGGACGACACCGACGGGCCACCGAACCGCACGGAAACAGCCACAACCGACATCGGCCACGGCACCGGTGTCGGTAACCGACCAGACATGGGCGGCAACCCACGCGACGAGTCCACCCAGGTCGCAACCACGGAACGACGGCGAGACACGTCGGTCCTCAGCCTCCTCGTCGCCGTCATCGGGGTGTGGGTCGCGCTGTCGACGGTCGTCTTCGAGACGACGGCTGCGCCGCTCTGGAACAACGTCCTCGTCGGCCTCGTCATCGGCGCCGCCGCGGGCTATAACTACTACCGACTGACGAACGACATCCCGCTCAGTACCGCCATCGCGTCGCTGATCACCATCCTCGGCATCTGGTTGATCATCTCGACTGCGCTGCTCGAGATGACCGGCGGCCCATTTTGGAATACGATCGTGTCCGGGCTGTTGATCGCCGGAATCGCGGGGTACAACACCTACGAAGCCCGCGAAGCACGAACGGTCGCGACCGAACCCGAGGCGGAACCCTAGAGCCGGTTCGATCCGTAGTCGGCCTCGAGCCGATGGATACGGTGTTCGGCAGCGTGGTGGCTCATCGCGACGGTAGAAAATATCAGCATGACAACGGCGAAACCGATCGAAACGATCGGCGAAACGCCGTTGACGTAGCTATTGCTGAGTTGTCCCAGCGCCAGTGCAAGCGGGGCAAGTGTTAGCAGCGAACTTTTCGCTGGCGTGGCACGAAACAGTTCGGCGAACGAGAGTGAGCGGCGGCGAGACATCGGAAAGCGTCAGTTACGCATCCTGCTCTGGGAGTCGTCGTATTCCTTTTGGTTCCCCTCTCACCTCCCACCTGCTGCGTGGTGGAACAGTCGCTCCGGGGCGTCTGTCGAAGTAATCGATACGTTCTTTCTGCCGGCGACCCTCCTATCTGGTATGCGGATACGCGAGTGGCAGGACATACTCGAGGACGTCACGGAGCGAGACGTCGATCCGGAGGACTGGCGTGCCGTCGCCGGTGATCGTGCCGGTGGCGTCGGCGAAGACATGTACCTCGCGCATCCCCGGGCCGGCGTCTTCTTTCTGAAAACGTACGCGAAAAACCCCTTCGAGGTCCGTGGCGTCGGCACGCGGGTCGCGCGCAACCTCGACGACGAGATCGGCTCGTTTATGCCCGAGCGCGACGCGGGTGGACGCTTTGCGGTCCAGTCACCGCCCGAAAACGAGTCTCAGGCCGAGACCGTCGGTAAGCGTCTGGAGACGGTCCTCGAGACGCACGCGGATGCGCCAACCCGTCCACAGGATCTGTTCGACGACGTGATGGAGGCCATCGAGAGCCCCGCCTTCGGACCGATGGCGTACGACCAGTACGACCGACCCGACGAACTTGAGGACCTCGCGGAGCGCTTTGAGGAGGCAGACGACCTGTTGAACGCGGAACTCGACGACCTTATCGAGACGGACGAAGTCGATCGGGGCTTCATGTGAGACTGCCGGCGAGGGAGGGCCTGCGTTCGCGTCCGGTGGCTCTTTGGGATCGCGCTTCGAGCATAGGGGTATGTCACCGAGTGCCGAGGCGATCGTCTGCGACTACTACGATGCACTCTGCAACGGCGACCCCCTCGTGCCGTACTTCCGTGACGACGCCTCAACCGTCAAGTTCGGCATCAGCGAGTCCCTGTTCGGGATCGACGAGATTGCACGAGCGCTCACGGAACAGACCGAGACGACCGACGAGTGGACGGTCAGCAGTCGGCATCTCGTCGTCGACAAACGCGACGACTTTGCGACGATGGCTGACGACGTCACGATGGCCTGGACGGACACGGAAAGCGGTGATCGATACCGCTTCGACAGCCGCTGGAGCGGAACGCTGGTAAGAGCAGTGGTGGAAGGGGAGGCAGACGCGGACGCACCGGCCTGGCAGTTTACCGTGCTGCACGTCAGCGCACCCTGCGAACTATGAGTCGCGGTCCTGCTCGCTCGAGCACACAGCAGCGCGCCGCCGATCAGCTCAAACTCGTGTTCGTATTGCTGGTCGGACTCTCGGGCGGTCTGATCGCCTTCCAGAGCGACGCCTCACTGGTAGTGATCGGACTCGCGATACTCGGCGGGATCGCCACCGGGGGCGCGTTGCTCTGGTACTTAATCTGGATTATGGCCGACTAGGGTCGCAGATCTCCCTCGAGCGCCGTATCAGCGATCGACGCGTCGAATCCACAGTTCCGGCGCGTCGAGTTCGTCGTGGGTCGGCAGGTTCTCCGGTTGCTCCCAGACGAGACCTGCCGTCTCGAGATCGCGGACGGCGACGACATGTTCGAAGAAGTTCTTCCCGCGTTCGTACTGGCGCTGTTTGAGTCCGAGACCGAGCAGCCGACGGAACAGCCGCTGGAGGGGACCCCGACCCTGCCGGCGCTCGTCGAGTTTGCGCCGCAGGTCCTCGTACTCCTCGTCGAAGGCGTGATCCATCAGGAGTTCGGCATAGCCTTCGACGACAGTCATCGCGGCGTCAAGGTCGCGGAACGCCTCGCGGTCGAACGAGCCCTCCGAGAGGGTGGCGATGCCCTCTTCCATGCGGGCCTCGAGATGGTCCGAAAGCCACGGTGCAGCCCCGAACTCGGCGGCATGAGTCACCTCGTGGAAGGCGATCCAGCGGCGGAACCGGTCGGCGTCGACGCCGAGCGTGTCGGCGGCGTTGCGGATGTTCGGTCGGATGAAATACAGCGCGTGATCGTCGTCGGGCATGTCGGCCAGCAAGAGGGGATCGTACTGCCCCAAGACGTTCCGCCCGAGGAAGGCAAGTAGGACAGTCATCGTCCCCGTGTTGATCGTCCGGGCGACGCCGGGGAACGCGCCGGTGTGGGTCTCGAGGGCACCCATGACCCGCTCGAAGGTGGCGACGTTGGCGTCGATCCAGTGGTGGCGATTCTGGATCTCGATCGTCTCGGGCACGTCGAAGTCGGCACCGGAGACCGCCCGCACAGCCGCACGCGCGTCCCGAACGTCGCGGGCATAGCCCTCGCGCTCGCCGGGTTCGAGCTCGAGCGCGCCGGGATCGGTTGCCGCTTTAGCGGCGTCGGCAGCCGATCGCCAGTCGATCGCATCGTCACCGGACGCCCCGGCAACGGCCCGGGCGCTACGATAGAGATTCACGACAGTAACTAGGGGAAGGAAGCGCAAAAGCGTTCGGCTCGTCCTGTGTCAATGCGAACCCGCCGCCGTCGACGGATTCGAACGATCGTCTTCGACGGTCGACGGCGGTGTGTCATACGGACACCTATCAGTCAGTTGTGGTGCACCCGCGACCGACCTGCGGGTACACCGGGACATCGTGACAGCAGCCCGGCTCAGTGGTTACGGAAAATTCGAGGCGAAAGCCTCGCCCTTCAGGATAGGGATGAAGCCGACCAATAGTATTCACCCGCCGACGATGGCATCGACGGGGTTCCAACGCAATCGTTAAGACGTTCTACCGTGATAGTATACATAGATGGTAAAGAGTACCCGTCACGCGAAATACGAACTCTACTACCACATAGTGTTCGTGCCGAAGTATCGGCATTCATATCTGACGGGGAAGACGAAGGAACGTCTCGAAACCATCTTCGAGGAAGTCTGTGAAGACAAAGACCTCGAACTGGCCGAGTCCGAGGTCATGCCCGACCACGTACACCTGTTCATCGGGAGTCCACCCAAGAACGCCCCGTCACTCATCGTCAACTGGGTCAAGGGCATCTCGGCGCGGAAGTATAACCAGCGGTACGACGACCGCGTGAAGTGGACTCGTTCCTACTACGTTGGTACGGCGGGAAGTGCCTCGAAGGAGGCCATCGAACAATACATCGCTGAACAGGAAGGTGAGGACGCATGAAGCGCGTCAATACCTTCAAAGTGGTTCCACAGACCGAGAATGACAAAGAGTGCCTTCTACGACTACTCGACGCCTCCGCTTCGCTGTGGAACGGGCTGACCTACGAACGTCGTCAGAACTATTTTGGAGACGGCGACGTGTGGGACACTTCCGAATACCGTGGACAGTACAACGGTGTCGTCGGTAGTGCGACCGTCCAACAGGTCACACGCAAGAACAGCGAAGCGTGGCGATCGTTCTTCGCCCTCAAGGAGAAAGGCGAGTACGCCAACCCACCGTCGTACTGGGGCAACGAGGAGGATGGACGCGAACTTCGTACCTACATTCGGTGCAACCAGTACACGATTCAGTGGGGCAAGCGTAGCCGTCTCGAAATTCCTGTTGGGCAAGAACTGAAAGACGAATACGGACTCGGCTACCACGAACGACTCCGCCTCGAAGTCCGAGGTAACCCGAAATGGGACGGCGAACAAGGTCGTCTGGAACTTGAGTACGACGAAGTGAGCGACACGTTCAGGGCTTTCCAACCAGTCACCGTCGATGATTCTCGACTGGATTCACCACTGGCTTCTCACGAAGCCGCCCTCGACGTTGGCGCAAACAATCTCGTTGCCTGTTCCACGACCACAGGGAACCAGTACCTCTACGACGGTCGGGAGTTGTTCGGACGGTTCCGCGAGACGACTGGCGAAATCGCCCGCCTACAGTCAAAACTCCAAGAGAGACGCTACTCCTCGAACCGGATTCGACGGCTGTACCGACAGCGGACGAAACGTCGTGACCACGCACAGAACGCGCTGGTGCGCAACCTCGTTGAACGGCTGTACGACGAGGGCGTGACGACAGTGTACGTAGGCGACTTGACCGACGTGCTGGAAACGCACTGGTCGGTCAGGGTGAACGAGAAGACGCACAACTTCTGGGCGTTCAAGAAGTTCATCCACCGCCTCGCGTGTGTCTGTGAGGAGTACGGCATCAGTCTCGAAGCCGAGTCGGAAGCGTGGACGAGTCAGACGTGTCCCGAGTGTGGCGACCACGACGCGACGATTCGCCACGAAGATACGCTGACGTGCCCATGCGGTTTCGAGGGGCACGCCGACCTCACAGCGTCAGAGACATTCCTTCGAGAACACAGCGATTGCGAAATCAGGCCGATGGCACGGCCCGTGCGATTCGAGTGGGACGACCACGACTGGTCGGGGAAACCACACCCTCACGAAAGTCCCAAAGAACTGCGCACAAACCCGCAAGTTGCCTCCGTGGGTCGGTAGCCGAACCCCCAACGGAGGAATCCTCGCGCTTTAGCGCGGGGAGGATGTCAAGTAACGATGACGTCGGGTTCTTCTTCGGACTCGAGTTCGTCTTCCTCGTCGCTACCACCACGGAACTTCTTGGCGGCGACGGCGATTCCGACGAGGACGACGAGTGCGACCAGCGCGCCGACGGCGCTTTTGCCTTTGCCACCGGAGTCGTCGGCTGCAGCCACACCCTCTTCAGATTCGGTCTCAGTTTCGGAGTCCGTCTCCGCTGTCGTTTCGGTGCTGCCGATCGGGAGCGCCTCGCCGATCGTTCCCGGTCCGAACTGTGTGTCGCCGTCGAAGTGCAATTCGATGAGAGTGAACTTCTTGTCGCCCATGCGTAGCCGGTCCACGAGCGGACACTTAGCCGTTTGGTTAGGTCCACTCTGTTGATCCATGGATGAAATACGGCTGTACTTGACTCCGGACCGGTACGATTAAGTGCCCATCTCCTGCGGTGTTGCGTATGAGTGGACGACCGCTGGACGTCCTCGAGGCGTCGCTCGGTGACCGCGTCACGGTACGACTCAAGAGTGGCGACGAACACGTCGGCGAACTCGCCGGCTACGATCAGCACATGAATCTGGTGCT
The sequence above is a segment of the Natrinema sp. HArc-T2 genome. Coding sequences within it:
- a CDS encoding AIR synthase family protein — its product is MPGKVSPDDLLTHVFQRTGAAETDETVLQGPAEGEDAAAIDWPDGEGTLVVSSDPISLAASQVGQLGIAVATNDVAVSGADPRWLTAVVLLPTGTDTTVLEEITNDLDAAARELGASIVGGHSEYVDQLERPLLSLTAMGATERYVPTGGAKPGDAVVLTKAAGIEGSAILAADFGDNLDVEPELRDRAASYLEEISVLPESRIVREYATAMHDPTEGGVTSGLLEVARASNVRLEIDRDAVPVREPTAALCAAAGVDPLRIFGSGALLATVPEDTVDACLIELDEAGLEAATIGTVSALEGGDPELVLDGESIADPIEDELYPLWAQADSKE
- a CDS encoding YbjQ family protein, whose translation is MELVTTETVPGHEIRESLGIARGNTVKARNVGRDITQSIRNITGGELKAYSELLTDARDEAISRMVADADSMGADAVVNVRLESSEIANGGSEVIAYGTAVRLE
- a CDS encoding phosphatase PAP2 family protein gives rise to the protein MRLKEQSALVRDAVSTEYAEFVVFVTDLGGTTALMLLLAVLFWWSSRRRSALVISYAIAGLALLLALKSLFALPRPPADAMLVPLEDEHTGYGFPSGHAFAATVVYGGLVSAYDRTRDRRALLAAGTLVVLVSLSRVVLGVHYLGDVIVGVLLGIVFIAAMDRLTGGDPTTGFAIALVLSIPAVVIAGGTTDSLLGLGGSIGGLLGSQRLPDLPALRSRLEGFVLLVVGGGFVAVVQVAESLVETVEPLLVVLYAMLLGGIFLAPAAVGRLEVDALESR
- a CDS encoding AAA domain-containing protein, producing the protein MYVRGTVADEVDVRSVSTSYGENDLAEVPLRLADDGLEPPGDATPTLGDGGTATVAESHETTTVTLWNKWTESAELLEPGMELLVTNAKEEEYQGETQYATTGDSYVVVEPSFLVSVTSIRNWVECPRLYYLNKLSGVPLNYPVVKGTLVHEVFGDLLRGRDIEESIDARVEERGLQLGLLGETPEAVAEDVRENAKAIEGWLEQGRLTEDDNWRSEQLLISETFGIRGRADAIRRGSPVELKTGKNLKKEPRFKDKVQAACYALLLEEHGGDVDTGTLLYTKNSALDRNEETGDLTPAKDFSMGNGLLKYVVRLRNEIAAMEMSGDIPTGYEADAKCEYCFEQDTCMVVSGRLDQESKAGQIGQPLPEAEREYFERFYRAIEEERREVHREYAKLWEQSAEERADDDRALIDLEFVEKRSLEGGRWELRARREGGATSKLREGDLVLASDGHPVRGDSELARIERLDDEIVLTTDEPVEVTRLDVYPSELTTDRLLVAMHDALLKGDARRKDILFGRAEPEFEDVDETFIDNNERQNEAVTKAVGARDCALIHGPPGTGKTYTIAQAIRAMVERGERVLLSAFTNRAVDNALEATLEQLGDVLDDERVVRVGSESGVRSDMEPYRLERAGDPDDRVAKLQNAQVVAATTATCGSRVMKEQAFDVALVDEAAQLTEPGTCAAINLAERFVLVGDHEQLPPVVRAENDLSESLFERLVDLYLDAGVMLDRQYRMNQRIQAFASTEFYDGQLRPATPSVAGRTLDDLEGVSRDALPPKLQDPVSFVDVTGDPSRYTDSEEAKRIAELIESYEAAGLERSEIGVIAPFRAQVSEISKHVPDDVAVDTVDRFQGSSQEVIIVSFTATGTLEGPIFEDYRRINVALTRPKRALVLVGDSSALASDPVYERMLAWARR
- a CDS encoding zinc-dependent metalloprotease, with translation MNLYRSARAVAGASGDDAIDWRSAADAAKAATDPGALELEPGEREGYARDVRDARAAVRAVSGADFDVPETIEIQNRHHWIDANVATFERVMGALETHTGAFPGVARTINTGTMTVLLAFLGRNVLGQYDPLLLADMPDDDHALYFIRPNIRNAADTLGVDADRFRRWIAFHEVTHAAEFGAAPWLSDHLEARMEEGIATLSEGSFDREAFRDLDAAMTVVEGYAELLMDHAFDEEYEDLRRKLDERRQGRGPLQRLFRRLLGLGLKQRQYERGKNFFEHVVAVRDLETAGLVWEQPENLPTHDELDAPELWIRRVDR
- the tnpA gene encoding IS200/IS605 family transposase — translated: MVKSTRHAKYELYYHIVFVPKYRHSYLTGKTKERLETIFEEVCEDKDLELAESEVMPDHVHLFIGSPPKNAPSLIVNWVKGISARKYNQRYDDRVKWTRSYYVGTAGSASKEAIEQYIAEQEGEDA
- a CDS encoding RNA-guided endonuclease InsQ/TnpB family protein, coding for MKRVNTFKVVPQTENDKECLLRLLDASASLWNGLTYERRQNYFGDGDVWDTSEYRGQYNGVVGSATVQQVTRKNSEAWRSFFALKEKGEYANPPSYWGNEEDGRELRTYIRCNQYTIQWGKRSRLEIPVGQELKDEYGLGYHERLRLEVRGNPKWDGEQGRLELEYDEVSDTFRAFQPVTVDDSRLDSPLASHEAALDVGANNLVACSTTTGNQYLYDGRELFGRFRETTGEIARLQSKLQERRYSSNRIRRLYRQRTKRRDHAQNALVRNLVERLYDEGVTTVYVGDLTDVLETHWSVRVNEKTHNFWAFKKFIHRLACVCEEYGISLEAESEAWTSQTCPECGDHDATIRHEDTLTCPCGFEGHADLTASETFLREHSDCEIRPMARPVRFEWDDHDWSGKPHPHESPKELRTNPQVASVGR
- a CDS encoding LSM domain-containing protein, whose protein sequence is MSGRPLDVLEASLGDRVTVRLKSGDEHVGELAGYDQHMNLVLEDVTIPVEGSVEEDAPVEDTTIIRGDNVVSITP